The following proteins come from a genomic window of Nitrospira sp.:
- a CDS encoding agmatine deiminase family protein yields MISRRTIIQSLGLLTAATLLGSAKEAVAMANRQDVWFMPDESAPHERTWMAFGASQEIWGRKLLQDVQRNVATIALTIAKYEPVSMLVRQSDLPRAQQLMEDKVDLIVCPLDDVWVRDTGPLFVVTEQGGKAGIDFNFNGWGEKQDCDDDAAVAAFVAQCAGVRRIQTDLVLEGGGIEVDGHGTAIITESCVLNENRNPGVSKAQCERELKRLLGLEKIIWLPGIKGKDITDGHTDFYARFARPGTVIVGYDSDPRSFDHAVTKQHLKLLRGATDAEGRNLDIVVLEAPSRVREKFANDDFAAGYINFYVCTGAVIAPEFGDLRTDAAAQRELQRAFPGRDVVQINIDGIAAGGGGIHCTTQQEPKV; encoded by the coding sequence ATGATCAGTCGGCGCACCATCATTCAATCACTTGGTCTTCTTACCGCAGCCACTCTGCTTGGCAGCGCAAAAGAAGCTGTTGCGATGGCGAATCGTCAAGACGTGTGGTTCATGCCAGACGAGAGTGCCCCACACGAACGCACCTGGATGGCCTTTGGTGCCAGCCAAGAAATATGGGGCAGAAAGCTCTTACAGGATGTTCAGCGCAATGTGGCGACGATTGCCCTCACCATCGCCAAGTACGAGCCAGTCTCGATGCTGGTTCGTCAATCTGACCTACCACGCGCCCAACAACTGATGGAGGACAAGGTTGATCTGATTGTCTGCCCGCTTGATGATGTGTGGGTGCGTGACACCGGTCCGCTTTTTGTCGTGACGGAACAAGGTGGCAAAGCTGGGATTGATTTCAACTTCAACGGCTGGGGAGAGAAGCAGGACTGTGACGACGATGCTGCAGTCGCCGCGTTCGTCGCTCAGTGTGCTGGTGTGCGCCGCATTCAGACCGACTTGGTGCTTGAGGGCGGTGGGATTGAGGTCGACGGACACGGCACGGCGATCATTACCGAGAGTTGCGTGCTCAACGAAAACCGCAATCCTGGTGTCAGCAAAGCCCAGTGCGAGCGGGAGCTGAAGCGGTTACTTGGCTTGGAGAAGATCATCTGGTTGCCTGGCATCAAGGGCAAAGACATCACCGATGGACACACTGATTTCTATGCGCGCTTCGCGCGCCCAGGGACGGTGATCGTTGGCTATGATTCTGATCCGAGATCCTTCGATCATGCGGTGACAAAACAGCACCTGAAACTGCTGCGCGGAGCCACGGATGCCGAAGGCCGAAACCTGGACATTGTGGTGCTGGAGGCACCTTCAAGGGTTCGAGAGAAGTTTGCCAATGACGACTTCGCCGCCGGCTACATCAATTTCTATGTCTGTACTGGCGCAGTGATTGCCCCTGAGTTTGGTGATCTACGAACCGATGCGGCAGCTCAACGCGAACTGCAACGAGCGTTTCCTGGGCGCGACGTGGTCCAGATCAACATTGACGGAATCGCAGCTGGTGGCGGAGGTATTCATTGCACGACACAGCAAGAACCGAAAGTCTAA
- a CDS encoding sulfite exporter TauE/SafE family protein, translating to MTIDHAGLALLSGGLIGLALGATGGGGSLLAIPLLVYLLGMKVQPATVLSLMVVAASALIGVYQRRESGEVRVKPGLIFSITGATGAWVGALGHQFVQGEVVLLLFSGVMIVAAWRMWRSSGQIDSQYTGESCAERFPRSCWIKVSLIGAVVGLLTGFFGVGGGFVIVPALSLVLGFPMRMAVSTSLLIIALVAVGGLVGHLQTGQMDWLLAGLLLLGSAVGMTGGSWIVRQVAPITLTKSFAVFAIGVAIIMLIHNGLKLFGANV from the coding sequence ATGACCATTGACCATGCAGGATTAGCCCTTCTGTCGGGGGGATTGATCGGTCTTGCGTTGGGAGCCACTGGCGGGGGAGGTTCCCTCCTGGCAATTCCGCTTCTGGTATACCTGCTCGGCATGAAGGTGCAGCCGGCTACTGTTCTGTCGTTGATGGTGGTTGCGGCTTCGGCATTGATCGGCGTGTATCAACGAAGAGAGTCCGGTGAGGTGAGGGTGAAGCCCGGATTGATCTTCAGCATCACCGGCGCAACCGGCGCGTGGGTTGGGGCACTTGGCCATCAGTTCGTGCAGGGGGAAGTGGTGCTCCTGCTATTCAGTGGCGTAATGATTGTGGCGGCTTGGCGGATGTGGCGAAGCAGCGGTCAAATCGACAGCCAATATACCGGCGAGAGCTGCGCGGAACGATTTCCTCGTTCCTGCTGGATCAAGGTTTCGCTGATCGGTGCTGTGGTCGGTCTGTTGACTGGATTCTTCGGTGTCGGCGGTGGATTTGTGATTGTGCCGGCGCTGAGCCTGGTGCTCGGGTTTCCCATGAGAATGGCCGTGAGTACCTCTCTGCTGATCATTGCGCTCGTCGCCGTGGGAGGCCTCGTCGGTCATCTGCAGACGGGACAGATGGATTGGTTACTCGCCGGTCTCTTGCTGCTGGGCAGCGCGGTGGGTATGACCGGGGGATCGTGGATCGTTCGACAGGTCGCGCCGATAACACTGACAAAGAGTTTCGCAGTCTTCGCCATCGGGGTCGCCATCATCATGTTGATTCACAACGGCCTGAAACTGTTTGGGGCGAACGTCTGA
- a CDS encoding MBL fold metallo-hydrolase: protein MIFEQLNPNACRTYLIGDEKSREAVLVDPVLEHVEDYLKTLDQRKLTLTHVIDTHTHADHISGGAALKDQIGCQYVMHQKAPARCVTFHLTDGFECHLGNIPVKVMTTPGHTKDSLALVFEDRILTGDVLFLDDAGAGRTDLPGGDPGEHWDSMQRVLGLPDHLIVYPAHEYRGRQPSSLKDQKLHNPNLKPRTKQEYIDYLEGLTLGPADWMKEVLKANYACARDPKAAWIPVDVPACEVKGTLEIGANDQLVVGIPVEDVSRKLAVGASLFMLDVRDRHELSEELGHIKGVTNIPVAKLSHRLSELETYRDREIVAICKAGGRAHTAAQILMQAGFPKVQVMMGGMQGWKQAGFPTEK from the coding sequence ATGATATTCGAACAGCTCAATCCCAATGCCTGCCGGACCTATCTGATCGGCGACGAGAAGAGTCGAGAGGCCGTCCTCGTCGACCCGGTTCTGGAGCACGTCGAGGACTACCTGAAGACGCTGGATCAACGGAAACTCACGCTGACACATGTCATCGATACGCACACCCATGCGGATCATATTTCTGGTGGAGCCGCGCTCAAGGATCAGATTGGCTGTCAATATGTCATGCACCAAAAGGCTCCAGCCCGCTGCGTGACCTTTCACCTGACGGACGGATTTGAATGCCACCTCGGCAATATTCCAGTCAAGGTGATGACCACGCCGGGTCATACGAAAGACAGCCTTGCGCTCGTGTTTGAGGATCGCATTCTGACTGGAGATGTCCTGTTTTTGGACGATGCTGGAGCCGGCCGTACGGATCTGCCCGGTGGTGATCCAGGCGAACATTGGGACAGCATGCAGCGGGTGCTCGGCCTGCCTGATCACCTCATCGTGTATCCGGCCCACGAGTACCGGGGACGCCAACCATCGAGTTTAAAAGACCAGAAACTCCACAATCCCAATTTGAAACCTCGCACCAAACAGGAGTACATCGACTACCTCGAAGGGCTCACACTCGGTCCCGCCGATTGGATGAAGGAGGTGCTGAAGGCCAACTATGCCTGCGCACGTGATCCTAAGGCGGCCTGGATTCCGGTCGATGTGCCTGCCTGCGAGGTCAAAGGAACGTTGGAAATTGGGGCGAACGATCAGCTGGTCGTCGGAATTCCTGTGGAGGACGTCTCTCGTAAACTCGCTGTAGGAGCCAGCCTGTTCATGCTCGACGTGCGTGACCGTCACGAGTTGAGCGAGGAACTTGGTCATATCAAAGGGGTGACCAACATCCCGGTCGCCAAGCTTTCACATCGACTGTCTGAGTTGGAGACCTATCGCGATCGAGAGATTGTCGCAATCTGCAAAGCAGGAGGGCGAGCCCATACCGCCGCGCAGATTCTCATGCAGGCAGGTTTCCCGAAAGTCCAGGTCATGATGGGCGGGATGCAGGGATGGAAACAGGCGGGGTTTCCGACGGAGAAGTGA
- a CDS encoding pentapeptide repeat-containing protein has protein sequence MVDGPNLLHHPRLRAQPPKMLLHWRLRSGFTPRRSEIIRENSFFSEIPPFHWSPLALPFPPLYNTPPCETPMPFSIRPFPLLPVRHKANTYHAGLMFRRVLSFILITLCLSFTTFQAKARGAETNTTNCDTQTEGQWAWVDRSGKNRTHEELQNILKQHQTWFDTAKKEGKQADLSGTKLKRADLHSVNLSEANLTDSDLSYTDLTRAILNQTNLRGTNLQCARLNETYLQGADLTNVDLSRTIISSKSNFAGTILVRASLKGQILHDINFSSADLTEADLSATNLTNMAFTDVNFRDANLRGALLVHTNMSVAHLEGADLFGATYEVDTHPKTSSIAYAKNIEYMTYESDPSSLAHLRAEFKVAGFRDQERKITFALKSRQVETLWETCENAKGNCFEYFVNRYLFDLTSQYGMNPGRVLLTILTIFGVSTVLYWGLIHFSKDSGLSINVPLDHDRTNQPLWLKADLSKDGQLIRESGVETKKGYKVLPRQLHQFKNLAYCREWMRRERALLWVSFVFSLMSTFNIKFRDVDFGRWLKQLTTREYEIKAVGFARTVSGIQALLSVYFIALLLVTYFGRPFE, from the coding sequence ATGGTCGATGGGCCGAACTTATTGCATCACCCGCGACTGCGAGCGCAACCGCCCAAAATGCTCCTCCACTGGCGACTTAGGTCCGGATTCACACCGCGACGTTCCGAAATCATACGAGAGAATTCTTTCTTCTCCGAAATACCACCATTCCACTGGTCGCCCCTTGCGCTGCCTTTTCCTCCCCTCTACAATACGCCTCCCTGCGAGACCCCTATGCCATTCTCGATTCGCCCCTTCCCTCTGCTTCCAGTGCGGCACAAGGCAAACACCTATCATGCTGGCTTGATGTTTCGCAGAGTTCTAAGTTTTATCCTGATAACCCTTTGCCTTTCTTTTACTACCTTCCAAGCGAAAGCCCGTGGCGCCGAAACCAATACAACAAACTGTGATACCCAAACCGAAGGCCAATGGGCTTGGGTTGATCGTTCAGGGAAGAACAGAACTCATGAGGAGCTTCAAAACATTCTAAAACAACACCAGACTTGGTTTGATACTGCGAAAAAAGAAGGTAAGCAAGCAGACCTCAGCGGCACGAAGCTGAAGAGGGCAGATCTGCATTCGGTAAATCTTTCGGAAGCCAACCTTACCGACAGCGATCTGAGCTATACCGATCTCACGCGTGCCATACTGAACCAAACAAATTTGAGAGGAACAAACTTGCAGTGTGCACGATTGAATGAGACCTATCTTCAGGGCGCCGATCTCACAAATGTGGACCTTTCTCGCACCATCATCTCATCGAAGTCCAATTTTGCTGGGACCATACTTGTTAGAGCCTCTCTAAAAGGACAAATTCTTCACGACATCAACTTTAGTAGTGCAGATCTGACGGAGGCAGATTTGAGTGCCACAAATCTAACGAATATGGCATTCACTGACGTAAATTTTCGCGATGCAAATCTAAGAGGCGCTCTTCTCGTTCATACTAATATGAGTGTGGCACACTTAGAAGGTGCGGACCTCTTCGGAGCAACCTACGAAGTCGACACCCATCCAAAGACGAGTTCCATCGCCTATGCGAAAAATATTGAGTATATGACCTATGAAAGTGACCCAAGTTCGTTAGCTCACCTTCGGGCCGAGTTCAAGGTCGCCGGATTTCGAGATCAAGAGCGAAAGATCACGTTCGCGCTCAAGTCTCGACAGGTAGAAACCTTGTGGGAAACCTGCGAAAACGCCAAAGGCAATTGTTTTGAATACTTCGTGAATCGCTACCTCTTTGACCTCACATCACAATACGGCATGAACCCCGGACGTGTCTTACTAACCATTCTGACAATTTTTGGGGTCTCAACCGTTCTATATTGGGGGTTGATCCATTTTTCAAAAGACTCTGGCCTCTCAATCAACGTTCCCCTAGATCACGATCGAACCAACCAACCACTCTGGCTAAAGGCAGACCTCAGCAAGGATGGACAGCTGATTAGAGAGAGCGGGGTCGAAACCAAGAAGGGGTATAAGGTCCTGCCTCGTCAACTTCACCAATTTAAGAACCTGGCTTATTGTCGGGAATGGATGCGCCGAGAGCGTGCACTGCTATGGGTTTCTTTTGTCTTTAGCCTGATGAGCACATTCAACATCAAATTCAGAGATGTGGATTTTGGACGCTGGCTCAAGCAACTCACGACCAGGGAATACGAGATCAAAGCCGTAGGGTTCGCCAGAACCGTCTCTGGTATCCAGGCTCTTTTGAGTGTGTATTTTATTGCGCTGCTGCTTGTCACATACTTCGGCAGACCGTTTGAGTAA